The Buchnera aphidicola (Brachycaudus cardui) genomic sequence GAAGTAATTAATATGTTTATCTTTTTTAGAAAAATAAGGATTATTTTTACTAAAATTAATATTTTTTGAAAAATTTTTACTTATCAGTTTTCTATTAGAAAAAAAATTATCTAAAGATAAAAACAATCTTGTATTGTTGTTATTTTTATCAATAAATATTTTTTTATTTTTACTCAATAATCTTTCCATCGATTCAATATAAAGACGTCTTAAAGTTATTTTTTTAGATTTTCTATATTCAGGCAAGATTTGAGAAAAACGAGCAACTTCTCCTTGCGCTTCTAAAATTATACGTGATGAATATGCTCGTGCTTCTTCTAAAATTCTTTGGGCTTTACCATTAGCTTTAGGCTCTACTTCATTTGAATAAGCTTCAGCTTCACGTACATATTGCTCACGATTTTCACGAGCTGCGATTGCATCATCAAAAGCAGCTTTTACTTCTTCTGGAGGTCTCGCTGTTTGAAAATTAACATCTAATATAGTTATTCCCATTTTATATGGTTTAATTGTCTCTTCAATTTCTTTTTGAGTATCACTTCGCACTAAAGTTCTTCCTTCTGTTAATACTCGATCCATAGTCGAATGACCAATAACTCCACGTAACGCACTATCTGTTGCTTGACGTAAACTATCATCAGGATAAGTAACAGAAAAGAGATAGTCAGCAGGATTTGTTATTTTATATTGTACATTCATCTCTACACGTACTACATTTTCATCTGAAGTAAGCATAACTCCTGAAGTTGCTAGCTCACGTACACTTTCAACATTTACAGCTTTTACTTCATTAATAAAAATTGGTCGCCAATTTAATCCTGGTTGAACCAAATGACTAAATTTACCAAAACGAGTAATTACACCACGTTCAGCTTCTTTAATAGTATAAAAACCACTCATACACCAAATAAAAAAACTTATAAATATTATTATAATATAAGGATGAATGGTTTTTTTAGATGAATTAGATGAATTAGATGAATTAGATGAATTAGATGTTTTAACAAAAAAATTTTTTATACTATATAAAAAATGTTTTATATCTGATAAAGTTTTCTTTTTTTGGTTCTTATTGTCTGGACTATTTTTGTTGTCACTGTTTTTATCCCCCCATGGATCAGGTTCAGATTTATTATCATTAGGCTTGTTCCAGACCATTTTATACCTCATTAATTAGTTTTTATATAATGTTTGTTAAAAAATTACTTTAATAATTATATGTATTTATAATCAGATTATAAAAAATATGAATACAAATAATACATCCTATAAAACTTAAAATTAATTTCTTATATATATTTTACTACATTTATGTAGATAAATTATTTTTTTCTTGAAATACATCTAATACTTTTTGAATTAAAATCTCAATAGGAGAACTGGATAATATTATATTAAGATCTTTCCATTTTTTTAACCATGTTAATTGATTTTTAGCCAGTTTTCTTGTTGCATAAATTGTTTTGTCAAACATGTCTTTGTAACTTATTTTATATTCGAGATACTCCCACATTTGACGATATCCTATACATCGAATAGAAGGTAAATTTATATGTAAATCTCCTCTAAAAAAAAGATTTTCTACTTCTTCTTGAAAACCTAACATCAACATTTTTTTAATACGAAGCTCAATGTTATTATTTAACCATTCTTTATTCGGAGGTATAATAGCAAATTGCAATATAGTATATGGTAATTTATAGTGATTATTTTTTTTTAGTTCTGTTAAATTTTTTCCAGAAATATAAAAAACTTCTACAGCTCTTAATAATCTTTGAAAATCGTTTTTATGAATTCGAACAGCAGAGATAGGATCTATTGATTCTAATTTTTTATATAAAAAATTTTTTTTAGTATTTTTTTGAAGTAAATATTCACGAATCTGGACATTAGCTGGTGGTAAAATAGATACTCCATGTAATAATACATTATAATAAAACATGGTCCCACCAACAAGACAAGGTATTTTACCTAAATTAATAATTTTATTAATTTCTTTTAAAGCATCTTGTTGAAATTCTACAGCTGAATAATTTTCACTTGGATCCTTAATGTTTAATAAACGATGAGGATGATGACATAAATCTAAAAAACTAGGTTTAGCTGTTCCTATATTCATTCCTCGATAAATTAAAGCAGAATCTACACTAATCAATTCTATTGGTAAGTATTGTCTAAGATTAATAGCTAATTGACTCTTTCCAGATGCTGTTGGGCCCATTAAAAAAAGAACTACAGGCAATTTTTTTTTATAATTGAAATTCATATTTTTAACATACATAACGCTGTATTTATATTAATTTTTTGTAATAGTTTAGATGGAAGATTGTTTAATAAAGGAAAAAAGTATTCAAGCTCTAACAATACTGAAATTCCATTTGTATAATTCCAACTTTTTGATTCCATAAAAATATAGGTATAAAACCAATTTATTGCATCTGAAATGAAAACTATTTCTTTAAAAAATAAAAATACAAAAAATTTTGATATTAGTTCATTAATATTATTTTTTTTAAAAAAACAAGGAATGGAAACTAAAATAATATATTTTTTTTTAAAGACTAAATTAAATCCTAATTTATATAAAACATTTTTATTTTTAAATAAAATAATATATTCTTTAGAAGTCAGATCAAGTTTAATATTAGTTAAAAAATATTCAGGTATTATCTTTTGCTTAATTTTAACTTCTAATTGATGCTTTTTCACAATTCTTTCAGCAAAAGGGAATGAAATCAATAGGAAATTATCATTATGAAAAATTAAACCATAATATTTTTGAAATACCATTAACAATCTTCCAAAAGAAAAACAATCTTTTTTTATACAAATGTTAGTTGTAAAATTGTTTTTTTTTATTAAATCTTTTTTTTTTGAGAAACAAAATCTTTTTTAGAAAAATACGAAGATATTAATATAAAAAATTTCAAATAAAGTAATTCAAAATAATTTAATTTATTTTTTTTATATGTTGCTAAATTATTTTTATAAAACATAGGATTGTTAAAAAAATATTTATTTTGAAATTTGTTTAGATGAAATAAAATAGTTTCATAAATAAATGTATGAATTTCATGAGAATCATGAAATCTAATTTCATTTTTAGTAGGGTGAATATTAATATCAATTTTATTAGATGGTATTTGTAAATACAATATAAATGATATATCTCTACCTTCTTTTATTTTTTCATAAGCAGATCGAATGATATTAATAATAGCATGATCATGAATATATCGATTATTAATATAAAAATATTTAATATTATTTAATAGTTGAAAATTTTCAGGGCACAATATCCATCCAAATAGTAAAATATCATTTATGTTTGACTTTATTTGTATCATTTTATTTATATCAAAAGTGTTTAATACATCTTTTAATCTATTTTTTTTATTTTTAACAGCATTATATTGTAAAATTAATTTTTTATTATGTTTTAATGAAAAGTTTATATGAAAATGAGACAAAGCTATTTTTTTAATTACTTTAAAAATTTGTATAAATTCTAATTTTTCATTTTTTATAAATTTAAGACGCACTGGAATATTATAAAATAAATTTTCTATTATAATAGTAGTACCTTTAGGATGTGCTATTGGTTGTAAAATAATATCTTTATTATGCATAAAGCCTTCTGAATAAATCTTCCAACCAATTTCTTTTGAATCATAACAAGAAATTAAAGTTAATCTTGAAACAGCTCTAATATTAGCTAAAGCTTCACCTCGAAATCCAAAGGTACTAATTGAATCTAAATCTGATAATACATTAATTTTGCTAGTAGCATGTCTAGTAACTGCAAGTAATAATTCTTTTTTTTTAATACCGTAGCCATCATCATTTACAATGATAGATTTAAGACCACTTTTTTCAATTGCAATATTAATATTTTTTGAACCAGCATCAATACTATTTTCTATTATTTCTTTAATCACTGAAGCTGGCCGTTCAATAATTTTTCCAGAAGAAATTTGACTTGATAAATCAGTTGGTAATATATGAATAGTCATTACCTAATGCTCTCAATTAATATAATTGAATAAAGTATATTCACGACTAATTATTTTTATATATATGATTATTTTTTATCTTTATATAATTGTTTTAAGAATAGATTCGTATTCTAAGACAATAGAATATACTTCTTTACTATTTATAGATAAACTACAAATGTCAATCAAACTTTTTTTAATACCTTGTTTTTTAATTAAAGAAGAAATTTTCATTGACTCTAAATCATTTTTATTTTTATAATGAAATGCTGCAGCAATACCTTTTACTAAATTAAAATAAGGCAGTCCATATTCTATACTACCTAAAAGAGGTTTGATTAAACGTTCATTTCTTGCTAATTTCTGTAAAGGATTTCGTCCTATACGTTCAAGTGTATCTGATATAAATGGATTCTCAAAACGAACAAAAATACTATTAATATAAGATAAATGATCTTTTTTATTAAAATTATATCGTTTAATTAATACTGCCCCACTTTCTTCCATAGCACAGCGAACAATAAAACGTATTTTTTTATCTAAAATCGCATCTTTTATAGTTTTATATTTTTTTATTAAACCTAAATATGCAGCTATCGCATGACCAGTATTTAACGTAAATAACTTTCTTTCTATAAAAGCATTTAAATTGTTACTTAGCGTCATATTAATTATTTTTGGCAAATTTCCTTTAAACTGATTAGTATTGACAATCCATTCTTTAAATTCTTCAGTAATTAAAAATGAATAATTTTTATTGTTATGAACAATAGGTATGATAGTATCAATACTACAATCTATAAAACCAATATATTGATTTAAATAATCATAATACTTCGTAGATAATTTTTCAAGTACAGCTTTTTTTAAAAAAGAACTCGCTTGAATTTTATTTTCACAAGCAATAATATTTAATGGTTGAATAGATTGTGTTTTAATTTTTAATATAATTCCTTGTGCAATAATCATAGCAACTGCATCTAATGCAATAGGACCAACTGCAGTGGTAATTAAATTAACTGTAGCGATCATTGGAATAATCTTTGGATTATTAGAATTAATAGCGCTAACATTTTTAACATTCACAGTGTTATCTAGATTACTTCCGACTGTTCTAACTGAATATCCTTTATTACTATTAATAAAATCTATAAGATTTTGATCTATATCAGAAAAAATTACTTTAAAACCTGATTCTGATAATACTTTACCAATAAAACCGCGTCCAATATTTCCTGCTCCAAAATGGAGTGCTTTCATAATTAGTTCCAAAAAATGTATATGAAGACTTAATAGTAAATTAAAATTTTTCACTACTTAAAATCGATAAAACTTCTTTTACGTCAGTTGTTTTAGATAGTTTTTTAATCGTATCTTGATTATCTAATGCATTAGTAATACTACTGACTACCATAATATGCTCATTATTTTTAGCAGCTATCCCAATTACAAGATAAGCAATATCATTTATATCTTCTCCAAAATGAACACCTTTTGGAAATTGACAAAAAATGATACCTGTTTTTAAAACAGAGTTTTTCCCTTCGATAGTGCCATGAGGTAATGCTATTGATTCTCCTAACCAAGTTGAAGACATTTTTTCTCTTTCTATCATAGAATGAATATAATCAAGCTTAACATATCCTTGTTTTACTAAATTCTTACCTACAATATTAATTGCCTCTTCTTTATTAGCTGCATATTGATTAAGTAGAATATTTTTTTCTGTTAACTGGAATAGATTATCTGATGTATTTTTATCGTCGATATTATTTTTTATACTAGAAATGGAATTACTATTATCTAAACAGACTATATTTTCTCTTAATTTTTTTATTAAATTATCATAAAAATTATTATTAAGAAAGTTTTTTAAAGATATATGATTAGCATAAGGAGCATATTTTTTAGCGCGATGAGTTAAATTTTGATGTGTAATGACTAAATCTGCATGTTTAGGCAATAAATTAATAGCCATATTTAATACAGAAATATGATTTAAATTAGCATTTTTTATTTTTTTACGTAAAATACTTGCACCCATAGCACTCGATCCCATTCCTGCGTCACAAGCAACTATAATCGTTTTAACGCTACTTAAAAAGCTAGATGTGTAAATATTATGATTATCTTGTAACGTTTTTAAATGTAAAAAATCTTTATTTTTTTCCAAATCGTTTATTGTAGTGTTATATAGATTAAATTTTAACAATAAAGAAGCGCTGAGAAAAGAAATTACAAAGGAACAAAAAATAGCAGCAATATTGGACAAGTAACAACCTTTAGGTGTCATAATCAAGATAGATAAAATAGAGCCTGGTGATACTGCAGAAACCAAACCTCCTTCTAATAAGACAAGCATAAAAATACCAGACATACCACCTAAAATTAAAGCAATAATTAATTTTGGTTTAATTAATACATAAGGAAAATAAATTTCATGAACTCCTCCTAAAAACTCAATTATTGCAGCTCCTCCTGATGATTTAGATAGTTCTCCTTTTCCAAAAAAAAACCATGCGATTAATACACCTAATCCAGGACCTGGATTAGATTCAATTAAAAAAAAGATGGATCGATGATTTTCTGATACGTCTTGTATTCCTAATGGAGAAAAAATACCATGATTAATTGCATTGTTTAAAAAAAATATTTTAGCTGGTTCTATTATGACAGAAATAAAAGGTAATAAATGATAAGATACTATAACTTTTATTAAATCTCCTAAAATACGAGAGCTCCACTCAATAAAAGGACCAATAGTGAAAAATGAAATTATTGCTAATAATACTCCAAATATAGCAATAGAAAAATTATTTACTAACATTTCAAAACCATTTTTTACTTTATTTTCTATTATTTCATCAAACATTTTTATGATCCAACCACCTAATGGACCTACAATCATTGCACCTAATAACATTGGTATATTAGTACTAGTAATAACTCCTATTGTAGTTATACTGCCTACTAATCCTCCTCTATCACCTGCAATTAAACGACCTCCAGTATATCCAATTAAAATAGGTAATAAATAAAAAATAATTGGTGATATTAACTGTTCTAAAATTTTATTAGGTTGCCAGCCCAATGGGATAAATAAAGCAGTCATAATTCCCCATACGATAAAAATACTTATATTAGGCATTATCATATTACTTAAAAATTGACCAAAATTTTGGATTTTTAATTTAATGAATGAAAGCATAATAACCACCTTTATTCGAGATAATTAGAATTATCAATTTAATGATTTAAATAATTAATGTTTAATTGATTTTTTAATTTAAATGTGTTATTAATTTAAAATAGTAACATTTTTACGTTATAAAAGATTTATAAAAGTGAATCAGTCCTTTAGTAGAAGAATCATAATCTTTATCTGGAATATTATTATTTAAATGACTAAAAATATTTTGAGATAATTTCTTTCCTATTTCCACACCCCATTGATCAAAACTATATATATTTAATATATAACCCTGAACAAAAATTTTATGTTCATATAGAGAGATTAATGCTCCTAAGTTATAAGGATTTATTTTGCGAATTAAAATTGAATTAGTAGGACGATTTCCTTCACATATATAAAAAGGAAGAATTTTATTGATACTAGCTCTATCTTTTGAAGATAATAATAATTCATTTAATACCTCATTTTTAGATTTACCAAATGCTAATGCTTGCGTTTGAGCTAAAAAATTAGATATTAACTTTATATGATGATTACCTAAATTATTATGTGACAGTACTGGAGCAATAAAATCGCAAGGAATTAATTTAGTTCCTTGATGCATTAATTGATAAAATGCATGTTGACCATTAGTACCAGGTTCTCCCCAAATAATAGGACCAGTGTGATAAGATATTTTTTCTCCATTTCTATTAATTGATTTTCCGTTAGATTCCATATTTGACTGTTGAAAATATGCAGAAAAACGATGCATATACTGATCATATGGTAAAATAGCTTCTGTTTCTGAACCAAAAAAATTAGCATACCATATGCTAATTAAAGCTAATAATATTGGAATATTCTTATCATAAT encodes the following:
- the hflK gene encoding FtsH protease activity modulator HflK → MVWNKPNDNKSEPDPWGDKNSDNKNSPDNKNQKKKTLSDIKHFLYSIKNFFVKTSNSSNSSNSSNSSKKTIHPYIIIIFISFFIWCMSGFYTIKEAERGVITRFGKFSHLVQPGLNWRPIFINEVKAVNVESVRELATSGVMLTSDENVVRVEMNVQYKITNPADYLFSVTYPDDSLRQATDSALRGVIGHSTMDRVLTEGRTLVRSDTQKEIEETIKPYKMGITILDVNFQTARPPEEVKAAFDDAIAARENREQYVREAEAYSNEVEPKANGKAQRILEEARAYSSRIILEAQGEVARFSQILPEYRKSKKITLRRLYIESMERLLSKNKKIFIDKNNNNTRLFLSLDNFFSNRKLISKNFSKNINFSKNNPYFSKKDKHINYFSSLSPNSILEQRRIDSMRNDVKNSERE
- the miaA gene encoding tRNA (adenosine(37)-N6)-dimethylallyltransferase MiaA; amino-acid sequence: MGPTASGKSQLAINLRQYLPIELISVDSALIYRGMNIGTAKPSFLDLCHHPHRLLNIKDPSENYSAVEFQQDALKEINKIINLGKIPCLVGGTMFYYNVLLHGVSILPPANVQIREYLLQKNTKKNFLYKKLESIDPISAVRIHKNDFQRLLRAVEVFYISGKNLTELKKNNHYKLPYTILQFAIIPPNKEWLNNNIELRIKKMLMLGFQEEVENLFFRGDLHINLPSIRCIGYRQMWEYLEYKISYKDMFDKTIYATRKLAKNQLTWLKKWKDLNIILSSSPIEILIQKVLDVFQEKNNLST
- a CDS encoding mannitol-1-phosphate 5-dehydrogenase, coding for MKALHFGAGNIGRGFIGKVLSESGFKVIFSDIDQNLIDFINSNKGYSVRTVGSNLDNTVNVKNVSAINSNNPKIIPMIATVNLITTAVGPIALDAVAMIIAQGIILKIKTQSIQPLNIIACENKIQASSFLKKAVLEKLSTKYYDYLNQYIGFIDCSIDTIIPIVHNNKNYSFLITEEFKEWIVNTNQFKGNLPKIINMTLSNNLNAFIERKLFTLNTGHAIAAYLGLIKKYKTIKDAILDKKIRFIVRCAMEESGAVLIKRYNFNKKDHLSYINSIFVRFENPFISDTLERIGRNPLQKLARNERLIKPLLGSIEYGLPYFNLVKGIAAAFHYKNKNDLESMKISSLIKKQGIKKSLIDICSLSINSKEVYSIVLEYESILKTII
- a CDS encoding PTS mannitol transporter subunit IICBA — translated: MLSFIKLKIQNFGQFLSNMIMPNISIFIVWGIMTALFIPLGWQPNKILEQLISPIIFYLLPILIGYTGGRLIAGDRGGLVGSITTIGVITSTNIPMLLGAMIVGPLGGWIIKMFDEIIENKVKNGFEMLVNNFSIAIFGVLLAIISFFTIGPFIEWSSRILGDLIKVIVSYHLLPFISVIIEPAKIFFLNNAINHGIFSPLGIQDVSENHRSIFFLIESNPGPGLGVLIAWFFFGKGELSKSSGGAAIIEFLGGVHEIYFPYVLIKPKLIIALILGGMSGIFMLVLLEGGLVSAVSPGSILSILIMTPKGCYLSNIAAIFCSFVISFLSASLLLKFNLYNTTINDLEKNKDFLHLKTLQDNHNIYTSSFLSSVKTIIVACDAGMGSSAMGASILRKKIKNANLNHISVLNMAINLLPKHADLVITHQNLTHRAKKYAPYANHISLKNFLNNNFYDNLIKKLRENIVCLDNSNSISSIKNNIDDKNTSDNLFQLTEKNILLNQYAANKEEAINIVGKNLVKQGYVKLDYIHSMIEREKMSSTWLGESIALPHGTIEGKNSVLKTGIIFCQFPKGVHFGEDINDIAYLVIGIAAKNNEHIMVVSSITNALDNQDTIKKLSKTTDVKEVLSILSSEKF